One Spirochaeta africana DSM 8902 genomic window carries:
- a CDS encoding HD domain-containing protein, which yields MSTTQRAAVIHYLDTCFTHPVRDPLWGHIYLDPAMLPLLYSEPFQQLNRIRQLGPTFLVYPGATHTRLNHSLGVLHMARRLIRTLITHEAAPDLSLEGVKGFLCAALLHDVGHFPYTHSLKELPLKEHEVLTGDIIRRMPLAGILKDTLGIDPVIPARIVDLHLPADTCLEPDDGRNPASSDQEISFFRRLLSSPLDPDKLDYLNRDAYFCGVPYGTQDSDYVLSQVLPHPDAGIGLDEGGISALEHLLFSKYQMYRAVYWHRTVRIATGMIKKGLYLGIRSGALQTDQLYNLDDESFFKLADSCDAPEFGLISAVQSRRLHQTIYEAPFDNTRPQLQELCDLSRRTAMERRLADTLSRCLGKPVSEMHLLIDIPEAISFEVDIPVRTADGWIPYSRARSVFTPQVVRDFTETLRLVRIAVDPRVLPLPETAITALATELQHGVA from the coding sequence ATGAGTACCACCCAACGCGCAGCCGTCATCCACTATCTTGATACCTGCTTCACCCATCCCGTCCGGGATCCGCTGTGGGGCCATATATACCTGGATCCCGCCATGCTCCCGCTGCTGTATTCGGAACCGTTTCAGCAGCTCAACCGCATCAGACAGCTGGGGCCTACCTTCCTGGTGTATCCCGGTGCAACCCACACCCGCCTGAACCACAGCCTGGGCGTGCTGCACATGGCCCGACGGCTCATCAGAACCCTGATTACCCATGAAGCAGCACCCGATCTGAGTCTTGAAGGGGTAAAGGGTTTCCTCTGCGCCGCGCTGCTGCATGATGTTGGCCATTTCCCCTATACCCATTCCCTCAAGGAACTGCCGCTGAAGGAACACGAGGTACTGACCGGAGATATTATCCGTCGCATGCCGCTTGCCGGGATACTCAAGGACACCCTCGGGATAGATCCGGTAATCCCGGCCAGAATCGTCGACCTGCATCTGCCTGCGGATACCTGCCTGGAGCCAGACGACGGACGGAATCCAGCCAGTAGTGACCAGGAGATCAGTTTCTTCAGGCGCCTGCTGAGCTCTCCGCTCGACCCGGACAAGCTCGACTACCTGAACCGTGATGCCTACTTCTGCGGCGTGCCCTACGGCACTCAGGACAGCGACTACGTACTGAGCCAGGTCCTGCCGCATCCGGACGCCGGCATCGGCCTGGATGAGGGCGGAATCTCGGCCCTGGAGCATCTGCTGTTCTCCAAATACCAGATGTATCGCGCGGTGTACTGGCATCGCACCGTTCGCATCGCGACCGGCATGATAAAAAAAGGCCTGTATCTGGGGATCCGCAGCGGGGCTCTCCAGACGGATCAGCTGTACAACCTGGATGACGAGAGCTTTTTCAAGCTGGCGGACAGCTGCGACGCCCCGGAATTCGGGTTGATTTCTGCAGTCCAGTCCCGACGACTGCATCAAACCATATACGAGGCCCCATTCGACAACACACGCCCACAACTGCAGGAACTCTGCGATCTGTCCCGGCGCACCGCGATGGAGCGACGCCTGGCCGACACGCTGAGCCGCTGCCTCGGAAAGCCGGTGTCCGAGATGCACCTGCTGATCGATATCCCCGAGGCGATCTCGTTCGAGGTTGATATACCGGTACGTACCGCCGATGGGTGGATCCCCTACTCCCGGGCGCGCAGTGTATTCACCCCGCAGGTAGTACGGGACTTTACCGAGACCCTGCGCCTGGTACGCATTGCGGTTGATCCGCGGGTGCTCCCCCTGCCTGAAACGGCCATCACCGCCCTGGCTACGGAGCTGCAGCATGGAGTGGCGTGA
- the nrdR gene encoding transcriptional regulator NrdR, whose product MKCPRCGSMDNRVIESRTLASGESIRRRRECAGCGFRFTSYERIVEKQLMIVKNSQRREPFSREKLERGIHRALEKRNISQREIEEIVNDLEDKASLHGGSDHEIPSSLIGEMVLEKLYHVDRVAYVRFASVYRNFSDLEEFVREIENFTKEID is encoded by the coding sequence ATGAAATGTCCCCGATGCGGCAGTATGGATAATCGCGTAATCGAGTCTCGCACCCTTGCCAGTGGTGAATCCATTCGTCGTCGACGCGAGTGCGCCGGCTGCGGTTTCCGGTTTACCTCCTACGAGCGGATAGTGGAAAAACAGCTGATGATCGTCAAGAACAGTCAACGCCGCGAACCCTTCAGCCGCGAAAAGCTGGAGCGGGGGATCCATCGTGCGCTGGAGAAACGTAACATCAGCCAGCGTGAGATTGAGGAGATCGTCAACGATCTGGAGGACAAGGCCAGCCTGCATGGCGGCAGTGATCACGAGATTCCGTCAAGCCTGATTGGCGAGATGGTGCTGGAAAAGCTGTACCATGTTGATCGCGTTGCATATGTGCGCTTTGCATCGGTGTACCGGAATTTCTCTGACCTTGAGGAGTTCGTACGGGAGATCGAAAACTTTACCAAGGAAATCGACTGA